One part of the Microlunatus elymi genome encodes these proteins:
- a CDS encoding ABC transporter ATP-binding protein, whose product MSQSAPSATLPPSQPQQSVAPIVIDSLVKTFGRVRAVDQLSFTVEPGRITGFLGPNGAGKSTTLRTLLGLVAATAGSATFGTLSYVELPQPQRTVGAVLEPAFHPGRSGRDHLRVLAATAGATDDRINQLLELVALADAADRRVGGYSLGMRQRLALAGALLGDPDYLILDEPANGLDPEGIRWLRGFLRAFAAPGRVVLMSSHILNEVEATVDDVVVINNGKLIRQAPMRELSTERAAIRLRVPEVAVAGPVLDGLGLSWRSAEDRSGTYLRVEGSDLAGLGRALFDAGVPVLELADLQVDLEAEFFALLGGEA is encoded by the coding sequence ATGTCCCAGTCGGCTCCGAGCGCGACTCTGCCGCCGTCGCAGCCACAGCAGAGTGTTGCGCCGATCGTCATCGACTCGCTGGTGAAGACGTTCGGCAGGGTACGAGCCGTTGATCAACTCAGTTTCACCGTCGAGCCCGGACGGATCACCGGCTTCCTCGGGCCGAACGGTGCCGGCAAGTCCACCACCCTGCGTACCCTCCTGGGCCTGGTCGCTGCAACCGCCGGGTCGGCGACCTTCGGCACCCTCTCCTACGTCGAGCTGCCGCAACCACAACGCACCGTCGGCGCCGTGCTGGAGCCCGCGTTCCATCCGGGGCGCAGCGGCCGCGATCACCTGCGGGTGCTGGCGGCGACGGCCGGTGCCACCGATGACCGGATCAATCAGCTGCTGGAGTTGGTGGCCCTGGCCGACGCCGCGGATCGACGGGTCGGTGGCTACTCGCTCGGCATGCGGCAACGGTTGGCGCTGGCCGGTGCACTGCTCGGCGATCCGGACTATTTGATCTTGGACGAACCGGCCAACGGGCTGGATCCGGAGGGCATCCGGTGGCTGCGCGGCTTCCTGCGGGCGTTCGCCGCCCCGGGTCGGGTGGTGCTGATGTCGTCGCACATCCTGAACGAGGTCGAGGCCACCGTCGACGACGTGGTGGTGATCAACAACGGCAAGCTGATCCGGCAGGCGCCGATGCGAGAACTGTCCACCGAACGGGCGGCGATACGGCTGCGAGTCCCCGAGGTCGCGGTCGCCGGACCGGTGCTGGACGGCCTGGGGCTGTCATGGCGGTCGGCCGAGGACCGGTCCGGGACCTACCTGCGGGTCGAAGGGTCGGATCTGGCCGGCCTCGGTCGGGCGCTGTTCGACGCCGGTGTGCCGGTTCTCGAACTGGCCGACCTCCAGGTCGATCTGGAGGCGGAATTCTTTGCCCTGTTGGGAGGAGAGGCATGA
- a CDS encoding PspC domain-containing protein produces the protein MSTLARPRNDRMIAGVCSALGRRFGISANVVRLIFVLSCLLPGPQFLIYILGWILIPEER, from the coding sequence ATGTCCACCCTCGCCCGCCCTCGGAACGACCGCATGATCGCCGGCGTCTGCTCAGCATTGGGCCGACGGTTCGGGATTTCCGCCAACGTTGTCCGGCTGATCTTCGTGCTCAGCTGCCTGTTGCCCGGGCCGCAGTTCCTGATCTACATCCTCGGCTGGATCCTGATCCCCGAAGAGCGCTGA
- a CDS encoding ABC transporter ATP-binding protein has product METIEHKSDPIIQLDELRRSFVVRAKAGRIRRDKRVVHAVDGITASINAGEACGYIGANGAGKSTTIKMLTGILVPSSGRVRTCGFDPVPQRRTLACEIGVVFGQRSQLWWDLPLGESFTILAAVHRISAEAAKPRIDELIDGLELSGFLNTPVRQLSLGERMRGEVAAALVHRPRLLILDEPTIGLDMISKERLRQFLIAERAERGTTLLLTTHDMSDIERLCERVLVVDHGRLAYDGTLDGLARRVAMQRVLIVDLAEPRSPIAVPSATNVGSELNGARQQFSFAPDETTAAKVLAEVTAVAEVRDLTLSEPAIEDIVRTLYHR; this is encoded by the coding sequence ATGGAGACGATCGAACACAAGTCCGACCCGATCATCCAGTTGGACGAACTGCGGCGATCCTTCGTCGTCCGCGCCAAAGCCGGCCGGATCCGCCGCGACAAGCGGGTGGTGCATGCGGTGGACGGCATCACCGCCAGCATCAACGCCGGTGAGGCGTGCGGCTACATCGGCGCCAACGGGGCCGGAAAGTCGACCACGATCAAGATGCTCACCGGCATCCTCGTGCCTAGCTCCGGGCGAGTCCGGACTTGCGGCTTCGATCCGGTGCCGCAACGCCGGACCCTGGCCTGCGAGATCGGCGTCGTCTTCGGCCAGCGAAGTCAACTGTGGTGGGACCTCCCGCTGGGCGAGTCGTTCACCATCCTGGCCGCGGTCCACCGGATCAGTGCCGAGGCAGCGAAGCCGCGGATCGACGAACTGATCGACGGGCTGGAGTTGTCGGGATTCCTCAACACTCCGGTACGCCAGTTGTCGTTGGGTGAGCGGATGCGCGGTGAGGTGGCAGCCGCGCTGGTGCACCGGCCGCGGTTGTTGATCTTGGACGAACCGACCATCGGGCTGGACATGATCAGCAAGGAGCGGCTGCGGCAGTTCCTGATCGCCGAACGGGCCGAGCGCGGCACCACGCTGTTGCTCACCACCCACGACATGAGCGACATCGAACGGCTCTGCGAACGGGTGCTGGTCGTTGATCACGGACGACTCGCCTACGACGGAACCCTGGACGGGCTGGCCCGCCGGGTGGCCATGCAGCGGGTGCTCATCGTCGACCTGGCCGAACCGCGATCGCCGATCGCGGTGCCCAGCGCGACCAATGTCGGCAGCGAACTCAACGGTGCCCGCCAGCAGTTCTCCTTCGCCCCCGACGAGACCACGGCGGCCAAGGTTCTCGCCGAGGTCACCGCCGTAGCCGAGGTCCGGGACCTCACCCTCTCCGAACCCGCCATCGAGGACATCGTCCGCACCCTCTACCACCGCTGA
- a CDS encoding ABC transporter permease — MAELQSVRRDPTSISVRESYATVLRSRIRAQLTYRSSFWINAVNSFFTGALEFVEIYVLLTNTPTLGGMTFGQATLVFGLANLGFSLADLIFGQTDQIPRYIREGKLEAFLVRPMPVLAQMITSDFQLRRVGRALLGLLVAIAMVFWLDLDLSAQNIYLLITTPIYGAAIYAALFVLAGGIQFWIIDGSEFTNAFVYGGSYAGHLPGSVLLAPLRVLFTFVFPVTVTAYLPCLLILGLDGPTFLPAWLGWFAPVFAVWSWLLAYLIWRLGVRHYTGAGG; from the coding sequence GTGGCTGAGCTGCAATCGGTTCGTCGAGATCCGACCTCGATCTCGGTACGGGAGTCGTACGCGACCGTGCTGCGGTCGCGGATCCGCGCCCAGCTGACCTACCGTTCCAGCTTCTGGATCAACGCGGTGAACTCGTTCTTCACCGGGGCGTTGGAGTTCGTCGAGATCTACGTGCTGCTGACCAACACGCCGACGTTGGGCGGAATGACCTTCGGCCAGGCCACGCTGGTGTTCGGGTTGGCCAATCTCGGTTTCAGCCTCGCAGACCTGATCTTCGGCCAGACCGATCAGATCCCGCGCTACATCCGGGAAGGCAAGCTGGAGGCGTTCCTGGTCCGGCCGATGCCGGTGCTGGCGCAGATGATCACCTCCGACTTCCAGCTCCGCCGGGTCGGGCGGGCCCTGCTGGGTCTGCTGGTCGCGATCGCGATGGTGTTCTGGCTGGACCTCGATCTGAGTGCGCAGAACATCTACCTGTTGATCACCACGCCGATCTACGGGGCCGCGATCTACGCCGCTCTGTTCGTCCTGGCGGGCGGGATCCAGTTCTGGATCATCGACGGGTCAGAATTCACCAATGCCTTTGTGTACGGGGGTTCTTACGCCGGCCACCTTCCCGGCAGTGTGCTGCTGGCGCCGCTGCGGGTGCTGTTCACCTTCGTCTTTCCCGTCACCGTCACCGCGTACCTGCCGTGCTTGTTGATCTTGGGACTGGACGGCCCGACGTTCCTGCCGGCGTGGCTCGGCTGGTTTGCGCCGGTGTTCGCGGTCTGGAGCTGGCTGCTGGCCTATCTGATCTGGCGATTGGGCGTTCGCCACTACACCGGAGCCGGAGGTTGA
- a CDS encoding ABC transporter permease — protein sequence MRRYFLLASAEFRRQSTYRLALAAGVFTNSIFGFIRFSVFYAALIGAGGTIAGYDKAEASTYVWLGQGLLAGIGLMSQHEVSERVRTGEIAIDLSRPLDLQLSYWARDFGRAALMLPARGLLPLIIGALTTGLALPDSWTAAPLGLFSLACAVSISFLLRYGVNLISFWTFDVQGYANLYLLLMSLLSGFYVPVHIFPGWLQTIAQASPFPSMFQSPIDVISGRVIGGAALQVIGVQLIWIAVLVLITRLMMWRAQSRLVVQGG from the coding sequence GTGCGCCGCTACTTCCTCCTCGCTTCGGCAGAGTTCAGGCGGCAGAGCACCTATCGGCTGGCGCTGGCCGCCGGAGTCTTCACCAACAGCATCTTCGGCTTCATCCGGTTCAGCGTTTTCTACGCCGCGCTGATCGGTGCCGGCGGAACCATCGCCGGCTACGACAAGGCCGAGGCATCGACGTACGTCTGGCTCGGCCAGGGACTGCTCGCCGGCATCGGGCTGATGAGTCAGCACGAGGTGTCCGAGCGGGTTCGCACCGGCGAGATCGCGATCGACCTGTCCCGGCCACTGGACCTGCAACTTTCCTACTGGGCAAGGGATTTCGGGCGGGCAGCGCTGATGCTGCCGGCTCGTGGCCTGTTGCCGTTGATCATCGGGGCGCTGACCACCGGGCTGGCGCTGCCGGACTCCTGGACCGCCGCGCCGCTCGGACTTTTCAGCCTGGCCTGTGCGGTGTCGATCAGTTTCCTGCTCCGCTACGGGGTCAACCTGATCAGCTTCTGGACCTTCGACGTGCAGGGCTACGCCAATCTGTACCTGCTGCTGATGTCGCTGCTCAGCGGCTTCTACGTGCCGGTGCACATCTTCCCGGGCTGGCTGCAGACCATCGCCCAGGCGTCGCCGTTCCCGTCGATGTTCCAGAGCCCGATCGACGTGATCTCCGGTCGGGTGATCGGCGGCGCGGCGCTGCAAGTCATCGGCGTGCAGCTGATCTGGATCGCGGTGCTGGTGTTGATCACCCGGTTGATGATGTGGCGGGCACAGTCGCGATTGGTGGTGCAGGGTGGCTGA
- a CDS encoding TMEM175 family protein — protein sequence MPTSRLEAFSDGVLAIIITIMVLELKIPHGPTAHDLLAAAPGLLTYLLSFVYIGIYWNNHHHLFQLVSTVNGAVLWANLHLLFWLSLLPFTTAWMDDERLAPLPTAVYGVDLLLCAIAWYVLQQVIFRAEGAGSRLRRVVGTDLKGKLSPLLYVLGIAAAAWQTWISIVLYTVVALAWLVPDRRFERAIAAAADSSDGDGSDR from the coding sequence ATGCCGACTAGCCGACTCGAGGCGTTCAGCGACGGTGTACTGGCGATCATCATCACCATCATGGTGCTGGAGCTCAAGATCCCGCACGGCCCCACGGCGCACGACCTGCTGGCCGCCGCTCCGGGCCTGCTGACCTACCTGCTGAGCTTCGTCTACATCGGCATCTACTGGAACAACCACCACCATCTGTTCCAGTTGGTGTCGACGGTCAACGGTGCCGTTCTCTGGGCCAATCTGCACCTCCTGTTCTGGCTGTCGCTGCTGCCGTTCACCACCGCCTGGATGGACGACGAGCGACTCGCCCCGCTCCCCACCGCCGTGTACGGGGTGGACCTGCTGCTCTGTGCGATCGCCTGGTACGTCCTGCAGCAGGTGATCTTCCGGGCCGAGGGTGCGGGCTCTCGGCTGCGACGGGTCGTCGGCACGGACCTGAAGGGCAAACTGTCGCCGTTGCTCTACGTCCTCGGAATCGCCGCCGCGGCGTGGCAGACCTGGATCTCGATCGTGCTCTACACGGTCGTGGCGCTGGCCTGGCTGGTGCCCGACCGTCGGTTCGAGCGTGCGATCGCCGCTGCCGCCGATTCCTCCGACGGCGACGGCTCGGACCGGTAG
- a CDS encoding FAD-binding domain, translating into MNVLIVGAGIAGPTLAYWLLRAGHQPTLVERAPELRRGGYLIDFWGAGFDVADRMGIVPELRRRGYVMHEARSVGRDGRLIGSIKTSAIMGALDRYVSIARTDLAATIYAALDGGAELILDDTVRALDDDGDRVRVTFENSASRDFDLVVGADGLHSQIRRLAFGPDEQFEQYQDMVVSVFDIEGYRPRDELVALMHAEPGFQVVRVSLRDDVTMVIFTVRHDGPVPLGSVAEQQALLRERLRGAGWETSALLDAMPQARSFYFDAVSQIEMPSWTRGRVALVGDAAACPSLLAGQGSALAMVESYVLAAELARSAGDHQQAFARYRATLATFLQSKQAAARRLGLAFAPRNRFQLLVRDTTMRFMGIPKVTELAMGRSFRDAIELPDFAAV; encoded by the coding sequence ATGAACGTGCTGATCGTGGGAGCCGGGATCGCCGGCCCGACGCTCGCGTACTGGTTGCTCCGGGCCGGCCACCAGCCGACTCTGGTCGAGCGCGCCCCGGAGCTGCGCCGCGGCGGATACCTGATCGATTTCTGGGGAGCGGGTTTCGACGTGGCCGACCGGATGGGCATCGTGCCGGAATTGCGCCGGCGTGGTTACGTGATGCATGAGGCGCGGTCGGTCGGCCGGGACGGTCGGCTGATCGGCTCGATCAAGACCTCGGCCATCATGGGCGCACTGGACCGATACGTGAGCATCGCTCGTACGGATCTGGCCGCGACGATCTACGCCGCACTCGACGGCGGTGCCGAGCTGATCCTCGACGACACGGTGCGGGCGCTGGATGACGACGGCGATCGGGTCCGGGTCACCTTCGAGAACTCGGCATCGCGGGACTTCGATCTCGTCGTCGGCGCGGACGGCCTGCACTCGCAGATCCGCCGGCTTGCCTTCGGCCCGGACGAGCAGTTCGAGCAGTACCAGGACATGGTCGTCTCGGTGTTCGACATCGAGGGCTATCGCCCGCGTGACGAACTCGTTGCGTTGATGCATGCGGAGCCCGGCTTCCAGGTCGTCCGGGTCTCGTTGCGTGACGACGTCACGATGGTGATCTTCACGGTCCGGCACGACGGACCGGTGCCACTGGGCAGCGTCGCCGAGCAGCAGGCGCTACTGCGCGAGCGTTTGCGAGGCGCGGGCTGGGAGACCTCGGCACTGCTGGACGCCATGCCGCAGGCGCGGAGCTTCTACTTCGATGCGGTCAGCCAGATCGAGATGCCGTCCTGGACGCGGGGCCGGGTCGCGCTGGTCGGCGATGCGGCGGCGTGTCCTTCCCTGTTGGCCGGGCAGGGCTCTGCGCTGGCGATGGTCGAGTCCTATGTGCTCGCCGCAGAGCTGGCGCGCTCTGCCGGTGATCATCAGCAGGCGTTCGCTCGCTACCGGGCGACGCTGGCGACGTTCCTGCAGTCCAAGCAGGCCGCGGCACGGCGGCTCGGCCTGGCGTTCGCACCCAGGAACCGCTTCCAACTGCTGGTTCGGGACACCACGATGCGGTTTATGGGGATCCCCAAGGTGACCGAGCTGGCGATGGGTCGCAGCTTCCGCGATGCCATCGAGTTGCCCGACTTCGCGGCTGTCTGA
- a CDS encoding TetR/AcrR family transcriptional regulator produces the protein MVRPRFAKLPPAQQQAILSAASAEFAAHGFHDSSLNRVIETAGISKGSLYYYFDGKEDLYAHVVRVELEQVFARVGPFDLPTDPDPDTYWAALEAYYLQLMTSLEATPQLAALIRGWLVASSTPAMQQLQTELERSVTPWMERVLARGQQIGAVRTDLPSSLLIAVVGGMGQAMDGWLLTQSAGSPDAESAERLPRLISALVGMIRRALRP, from the coding sequence ATGGTGCGACCCCGATTCGCCAAGCTCCCTCCCGCGCAGCAGCAGGCCATCCTGTCGGCCGCGTCGGCGGAGTTCGCCGCGCACGGCTTCCACGACAGTTCGCTCAATCGCGTGATCGAGACGGCCGGCATCTCCAAAGGCTCGCTGTACTACTACTTCGACGGCAAGGAAGACCTGTACGCCCATGTCGTACGGGTCGAGCTCGAGCAGGTCTTTGCTCGGGTCGGCCCGTTCGATCTGCCGACCGACCCCGATCCGGACACCTATTGGGCGGCACTGGAGGCGTACTACCTGCAGCTGATGACCAGCCTCGAGGCAACTCCGCAACTGGCGGCGCTGATCCGCGGCTGGCTCGTCGCCTCGTCGACGCCGGCGATGCAGCAACTCCAAACCGAGCTCGAGCGGTCGGTCACCCCCTGGATGGAACGCGTTCTCGCCCGAGGACAGCAGATTGGAGCCGTCCGGACCGACCTGCCGTCAAGCCTGTTGATCGCGGTGGTCGGCGGGATGGGTCAGGCGATGGACGGCTGGCTGCTGACTCAATCAGCCGGCTCTCCCGACGCTGAATCTGCTGAGCGTCTACCCCGGCTGATCAGTGCGCTGGTCGGGATGATCCGTCGAGCACTGCGTCCGTGA
- a CDS encoding helix-turn-helix domain-containing protein, with protein MPIVVDIDVMLAKRKMSVGTLSERIGITPANLAVLKNGRAKAVRFSTLAALCEVLDCQPGDLLRWESDREVTDAVLDGSSRPAH; from the coding sequence ATGCCGATCGTCGTGGACATCGACGTGATGCTCGCCAAGCGGAAGATGTCGGTCGGCACCTTGTCCGAACGGATCGGCATCACCCCGGCGAACCTGGCCGTCCTGAAGAACGGACGCGCCAAGGCCGTCCGATTCTCAACCCTGGCTGCCTTGTGCGAGGTCCTGGACTGTCAACCGGGTGACCTTCTGCGTTGGGAGTCGGACCGAGAGGTCACGGACGCAGTGCTCGACGGATCATCCCGACCAGCGCACTGA
- a CDS encoding DUF2975 domain-containing protein produces MGRLAILALRIVLVVALAGSLVVQCVMAPLIWRDMEGTADGIRVPFVVIVVLGVGTMQVTAVCIWRLLTMVRRGTVFSHAAFRYVDVVIGAIAAASVLTFGVAVVAAYSNRTTPGDEIAPGLVAIICGLALVVAGVALIVLVLRVLLAQAVALDSEAKHLQSELDEVI; encoded by the coding sequence ATGGGCAGGCTTGCAATCTTGGCGCTGCGGATCGTGTTGGTCGTCGCGCTGGCGGGATCGCTGGTGGTGCAATGCGTGATGGCACCGCTGATCTGGCGGGACATGGAAGGAACGGCTGACGGCATCCGCGTGCCGTTCGTGGTGATCGTGGTGCTCGGCGTCGGCACGATGCAGGTCACCGCCGTCTGCATCTGGCGGCTGCTGACCATGGTGCGGCGCGGCACGGTCTTCTCTCACGCGGCGTTCCGCTACGTCGATGTGGTGATCGGCGCGATCGCCGCGGCGTCGGTGCTCACGTTCGGGGTCGCGGTGGTCGCCGCATACAGCAACCGGACGACGCCCGGGGACGAGATCGCGCCGGGACTGGTGGCCATCATCTGTGGGCTTGCTCTGGTGGTGGCGGGCGTCGCGTTGATCGTGTTGGTGTTACGTGTGCTCCTGGCGCAGGCGGTGGCGCTCGACTCGGAGGCAAAGCATCTTCAGTCCGAGTTGGACGAGGTGATCTGA
- the purB gene encoding adenylosuccinate lyase: MSVPNVLANRYASAQMQQLWSPENKIITERRLWITVLVAQRDLGVDFGGDDPDAVIAAYEKVIGTVDLASIAARERITRHDVKARIEEFNALAGYEHIHKGMTSRDLTENVEQLQIVSALRIIRDRIVAALVQLTRLAAEHGELPMAGRSHNVAAQVTTLGKRFATAADEALVSYARVTELINRYPLRGIKGPVGTSQDMLDLMNGDEAKVAELERRIAEHLGFSEVFTSTGQVYPRSLDYDVVSALAQVAAAPSNVATSIRLMAGNELVTEGFRPGQVGSSAMPHKMNTRSCERINGLSVVIRGYVSMIGELAGDQWNEGDVSDSVVRRVALPDAFFALDGLFETFLSVLGDFGPFPAVINTELERYLPFLTTTKVLMAAVRSGTGREAAHEAIKEHAVAVALEMRETGKRENDLLDRFAADPRLGLNRQELDTVLANPLELAGTAVSQIRTLAAEVEAIAAAHPEAAAYRPGDIL; encoded by the coding sequence ATGAGCGTCCCGAACGTCCTCGCCAACCGGTACGCCTCGGCCCAGATGCAGCAGCTCTGGTCGCCGGAGAACAAGATCATCACCGAACGTCGGTTGTGGATCACCGTACTGGTGGCACAACGCGATCTCGGGGTCGACTTCGGTGGTGACGATCCGGACGCCGTGATCGCCGCGTACGAGAAGGTGATCGGCACGGTCGATCTGGCCAGCATCGCCGCCCGCGAGCGGATCACGCGGCACGACGTGAAGGCGCGGATCGAGGAGTTCAACGCGCTGGCGGGCTACGAGCACATCCACAAGGGGATGACCAGCCGCGACCTGACCGAGAACGTCGAACAGCTGCAGATCGTCTCCGCGCTGCGGATCATCCGCGATCGGATCGTTGCCGCTCTCGTGCAGCTCACCCGGTTGGCAGCCGAGCACGGCGAGCTGCCGATGGCCGGTCGTTCGCACAACGTCGCCGCGCAGGTCACCACCTTGGGCAAGCGGTTCGCCACCGCCGCGGACGAGGCGCTGGTCAGCTATGCCCGAGTGACCGAATTGATCAACCGCTACCCGCTGCGCGGAATCAAGGGTCCGGTCGGCACCAGCCAGGACATGCTCGACCTGATGAACGGCGACGAGGCCAAGGTCGCCGAACTGGAACGCCGGATCGCCGAACACCTCGGCTTCAGCGAGGTGTTCACCTCGACCGGCCAGGTCTACCCCCGATCGCTCGACTACGACGTGGTCAGCGCACTGGCCCAGGTCGCCGCAGCGCCCTCCAACGTCGCCACCAGCATCCGGCTGATGGCCGGCAACGAGTTGGTCACCGAGGGTTTCCGGCCGGGTCAGGTCGGCTCCTCGGCGATGCCGCACAAGATGAACACCCGATCCTGCGAACGGATCAACGGGCTGTCGGTGGTGATCCGCGGTTACGTGTCGATGATCGGAGAACTCGCCGGCGATCAGTGGAACGAGGGCGACGTCTCGGACTCGGTGGTGCGCCGGGTCGCGTTGCCCGACGCGTTCTTCGCCCTGGACGGCTTGTTCGAGACGTTCCTCTCGGTGCTCGGAGACTTCGGCCCGTTCCCCGCGGTGATCAACACCGAACTGGAGCGCTACCTGCCGTTCCTGACCACCACCAAGGTGTTGATGGCCGCCGTACGCAGTGGTACCGGCCGGGAGGCCGCGCACGAGGCGATCAAGGAGCATGCCGTCGCCGTCGCGCTGGAGATGCGCGAGACGGGCAAGCGTGAGAACGATCTGCTCGACCGCTTCGCCGCCGATCCGCGGCTGGGTCTGAATCGTCAGGAACTTGACACCGTGCTGGCCAACCCGCTGGAGCTCGCCGGCACCGCCGTCAGCCAGATCCGTACCCTGGCCGCCGAGGTCGAGGCCATCGCCGCGGCTCACCCCGAGGCCGCCGCCTACCGCCCCGGCGACATCCTCTGA
- the purD gene encoding phosphoribosylamine--glycine ligase, protein MSVLVVGNGGREHAIALALSRDPAVSAVHVAPGNPGTAAVATNHPVDANSGSAVAELAGRLAVDLVVVGPEAPLVAGVCDAVRAAGIACFGPSGAAARLEGSKEFAKDVMAAAGVPTADSVACSSADEVRAALEKFGAPYVVKDDGLAAGKGVIVTDDLQAAVDHAAQCGRVVIEDYLDGPEVSLFAICDGSTVLPMQPAQDFKRVGDGDAGPNTGGMGAYTPLPWAPDDLVQTVLDTVLQPTVDELARRGSPFVGLLYAGLALTSRGIRVVEFNVRFGDPETQPLLRKLDTPLGQLLYAAATGKLAGHPPLRWKPGAAVGVVLASEGYPQKPITGRRITGLEQLAAPAFHAGTADRDGLVSAGGRVLTVVGLGDDLAAARDQAYAEIAKIKLDGSFYRRDIARAAAEGAISSYRNGSEES, encoded by the coding sequence ATCTCGGTGCTGGTGGTCGGCAACGGTGGACGGGAGCACGCCATCGCGCTCGCGCTCAGCCGCGATCCGGCGGTCAGTGCGGTGCATGTGGCACCGGGCAATCCGGGCACCGCCGCGGTCGCCACCAACCACCCCGTCGATGCGAATTCCGGCTCGGCGGTTGCCGAGTTGGCCGGCCGGTTGGCCGTCGACCTGGTCGTGGTCGGACCGGAGGCGCCGCTGGTCGCCGGGGTCTGCGACGCGGTACGAGCTGCCGGGATCGCCTGCTTCGGCCCGAGCGGCGCAGCAGCGCGGCTGGAGGGCAGCAAGGAGTTCGCCAAGGACGTGATGGCCGCCGCGGGCGTGCCCACCGCCGACTCGGTTGCCTGCAGTTCCGCAGACGAAGTGCGGGCTGCGTTGGAGAAGTTCGGTGCTCCGTACGTGGTCAAGGACGACGGTCTGGCCGCCGGCAAGGGAGTGATCGTCACTGACGACCTGCAGGCGGCAGTTGATCATGCCGCGCAGTGCGGGCGAGTGGTGATCGAGGACTATCTGGACGGTCCCGAGGTCAGTCTGTTCGCGATCTGCGACGGCAGCACGGTGTTGCCGATGCAACCGGCCCAGGACTTCAAACGCGTCGGCGACGGCGATGCCGGGCCGAACACCGGCGGGATGGGCGCCTACACCCCGCTGCCGTGGGCGCCCGACGATCTGGTGCAGACCGTGCTGGACACGGTGTTGCAACCGACCGTGGACGAGTTGGCGCGACGCGGCAGCCCGTTCGTCGGGTTGCTCTACGCCGGTCTGGCACTGACCTCCCGCGGCATTCGAGTGGTCGAGTTCAACGTACGGTTCGGCGACCCGGAAACCCAACCCCTGTTGAGAAAGCTCGACACCCCGCTGGGGCAATTGCTGTACGCGGCCGCCACCGGCAAGTTGGCCGGACACCCGCCGCTGCGGTGGAAGCCAGGTGCCGCCGTCGGCGTCGTGCTGGCGTCCGAGGGATACCCGCAGAAGCCGATCACCGGCCGCCGAATCACCGGGCTGGAGCAACTCGCCGCGCCGGCGTTCCATGCCGGCACCGCCGACCGGGACGGATTGGTCAGCGCCGGCGGCCGGGTGCTGACCGTGGTCGGGCTCGGCGACGATCTTGCCGCTGCCCGGGATCAGGCCTACGCCGAGATCGCCAAGATCAAACTCGACGGCTCGTTCTATCGTCGCGACATCGCCCGGGCTGCCGCCGAGGGCGCGATTTCCTCGTACCGCAACGGATCTGAAGAAAGTTGA